In Oryza sativa Japonica Group chromosome 8, ASM3414082v1, the sequence AATATCATTGATAAGCGTTTAACTCCTAGAAATGCCATCGATAAGTGtgagttctaaaaaaaatgtcatcgtcgttagggttccgtccattccgCACAGTTAAGTTCTATAGGATGAACAATATATTTAACGGCAcggaatggacggaaccctaatgGGGATGGCAATTTTTAGGACAAAATcatttgtacgatggcatttcttagaactcacacttgtcgatggcatttttaGAACTtagacgcttgtcaatggcattttatGGATTATCTATAGATTAAATGGATGTGGAAAAGGGAAGGTGGAAGGGTGATCAGGTGAAGGATGAAGAAGGCTGATGCTCGCTTAGGTTGGAAAGGCTAGGGGATATATGGTGTAGCAGCCAGCGATGGCACGGCGAAGCAGTGGTGCTATATCGTCCGTCGTCAATCCTCTCCTAGCTTTGGAAGAGTGGGGGCCGGGGACAGAGGGTGCGAAAGGGATGATAAAAGTTAGTGGCTATGAGACGATGGTTGGCTATGACTATGATACACGCGTTGCCGTTCCCCTTGTTCGAAAGAGAATGATGGTAAAGCATGAGTAGAAGCTTTCAGTCAACAAGACttagataaatattatgattttCGTAGCACGccttttaaactgctaaacgatatgtttcgtatgaaaactttctatatgaaagttgctctaaaatattatattaatctatttttcaagtttataataattaaaactcaatcaatcatacgttaaaaCCACCTCATTTTGGTAataacttaatcttcatcttcatctttatctttacgAGAAAAGAATACACCGTAAAGAAAAGTCGTGTGATGCGTACTTAAATTTGTATTGCTTTTCTCTTATTTATAATCCTTCTAGAGGTAGGTGCCACTAGCTAGTACAATAAAATAACCCGTGAGTGCAAATGTGTGTTTTTGCTTCGTACTGGTTTATCTGATTTGAGATGTAATGCAAATGTGTGTTTATGCTTCGTGCTGGTTTATCTGGTCTGAGATGTGATGTGTCGTGGGTGTGCGTAATAGTGTGTACTACCCTGTACTAGAATATAAGAATCTAATACTGAatgggacacatcctagtactataaatctggactgTGGGTTAGTATAGGTTCATATGTCTTATCCTATACTAGATTCTTATACTctggacggaaggagtagcttTTTACGTATTTTCCATGtaatttgaaaaaagaaaatcattctTTCACATGCACAACTCAATTCCTCATGATCTTTGTAACATGTAACCGCATAGCCTGAGTTCTTACCCTAACTTTTCCATCTCACATCCATCATTTTCACgcacatgcttttcaaactgctaaacggtacttttttgcaaaaattttctatacataAGTTATTttctaaaatcatattaatctatctttttaaaatatagtaaataattaattaatcatgagaaAATGTGTCGCTCCGTTTCGTGTGCACAGGAGGTGAGTTCTCAACCTCATCTCCTAAACACATCCTTAGATGCGATACTATACTTTAGAGTATACTTTATACCCTAAATCTGGAATCTAATCTTTCATGACGTGAATATGTGTGGTGTTAGTGGACTGACAGAGTGAGCTCTAAagctagaaaaaaaagatcCATCTGCGAGTGGTTCGACTTTTTCCTAAGCAAGGACGGAGCCGTCGAGTGAAGCTTTTAGTGATTTGGAGGGTGCCTCTCGTGGGCATATTGCAGATAGAATGCTGCTTATCTATCGTGCGTGGTTTTAGAGAGAAGATTGTTGGAAAATCAGGGGACCAGTGCCCCTGGAGGTTATCTGCacagaaaaatcaatttttctgtGTGGACCACTTAACACATCCGCATGTGAAAATAAGACTATTTTTGAGTGTGGACGTGTTAAGTggcccgcacacgaaaatagtCGCCCACCATTTAATCCGGCTGTGCGCCCgctcctccctctcccatcTCGCTCGcccatctcctccctcctcccaagCCGCCTGGATCCGGTGGGCGGGAGCGGCGACCGGGAGTGGCGTGCGCGTGGTGGCGGACGACCGCCCCCCACATCCATCGGTGATGGCGGGCAAGGGGAAGACCGGATCTCCCTTTTATACTCCCTTTGTCGGGAAGACCGCCCCCCatatcacattttttttttaaaaaaaaagagggcaaAAGCCAAGATATCATAAATTCGTATTAACTGGTGAAAAAGGATGGCACAGCAGTACACACAGGGGAAGTAATAGTATTCCAATAAATAACCAACCACTGATTGTGTGGTTACGAcaggaattaaatttgaaaatatatggtTGATTTGTCattttctcaaaaatatttgggatgtaattttttttttacagaaatatATCGTCAATCTCGCGCAATCGTTGCGTAAAAACGATTGCGCAAGAATAACATGGGCATGACGATGTGCATGGTCTTGCACGATAGACCGCGCGGTCTCGATCTCGCGCGAGGAAACAGTGAGACCGTTCGGTCTCGTACAGCGAGAGCGCTACAGAGCTGTCGCTCAATTAGTGACTAATTACTCAGTTAAGGATTAATTAAATCCGGCCAGCCATTCGGTCTCGCTTGCTGGTAACGCAGGACCGTTCGGTCCCGCTGTCTCGTCGTACTCAATTAGGGATTAATTAAATCCGACCAGCCATTCGGTCTCGCTGTCTCGTCGGAGAATATTAAACTATATGCCACTTTTTAGATattataattaactatttgtcactgaACCTATATGTTACAGACACATGTGGgtcatgtcattgagataggtgtggcaaatagttaattgccaaatctaaaatggcaaatagttaaatgccaCGTCGAATGTTGTCACGCTTGCACGATACTGCGTGGTTTCGTCCCGTCGTCGTGCGAGACCGCCTGTGTACGTTGTCACGCTCACGTCATTCTCGCGCAACAGTTGCGCGAGACTCACGAAGGTATATTTCTATCAAAACATTTACAACCCaaatatttttgagaaaaaaacaaagcaacagtatatttttaaatttaattcgtTATGACAGCATTGAATACTTACTCAGTCTTATTTTGAGTGCAGCTATAGTTTTTCACGCTCAATTTtgatcgtccatcttatttaaaaaaattaaaaaaaaagtcacgagtacataataacaaaaatactaattataaaaaattttcaaataagacggacgatcaaagttgagcgcggaaacttatggttgcattTAAAATGTGACTAAGAAGCAACAATTAATTATTGTACGTTTCCCAGGTTACAAATTCCCAGCGCGCGTGTTGAGAAAAGATTATAAATACAAGACCAGCTAGCCAAACAGAGTTTGCAGCTGTAGGAGCAATTGGATGGATCAAAATCAACCCATCCCATTCCCAGCCCCACTGAGCACCACCGGCACGGATGCGGATGACGCAGAGCTCCTGCAAGCCCAAGCAGAGCTGTGCTGCCACGCTTGGCGGCACATGGAATCCATGGCCCTCAAGTGCGCTATCGACCTCGGAATCCCCAGCGCCATCCACCGCAACGGCGGCTCTGCCTCCCTGCCCGACCTGCTCGCCACCCTCCCAATCGCAGAGAACAAGAGGCCATTCCTGCATCGGCTCATGAGATTCCTAACTGTGTCCGGGATCTTCACCTCGGCTGATGATGGCGTGTACCAGCTCACGAGGGTGTCTCGACTTCTGGTCGATAGCATCCCGCTCAACCTGCTGCCGTTCGCGAGAGGGGCCGTCAATGAAAACAGTCGGAAAATATCGGAAACGgtatcattattttatttttcttttcgaaAACGAACGGAAACGGTTAGAAAATTTCTATATTTACAAATTCATCTATTTAGTGTCGACTTCAATGCCACGCTGACAGGAATTAAAAAATACTGAATTTTAAAAAGGGTAACCATtggtaaaaatattattattatattagttttgCGGAAACAGTATCGGTACAGTCGGGAAATTtccataccgttttcacccGTAATTTCAGGTCATTTCTCTGCTTGGGCGAGTGGTTTCGAGATGGCGGTGATACCACGCCGTTCGCAATGGCGCATGGCATAGATGTATGGGGCGCTATGAGCCTCGATCGAGCTCTTGCAGCGGGTTTCAGCGCGTCCATGGCAGCCGACAGCAAGTTCTTGGCGGAGATAGCCATCCGCAGGCACGTTGAAGCGTTCATGAATGTTAGCTCGCTGGTCGATGTCGGTGGCGGGGATGGCTCGATGGCGAGGGCCATTGTCAAGGCCTTCCCACACATCAAGTGCCTGGTTCTAGACCTACCACATGTTGTCCGTGGCATTCCCGCTGATGGTTTTGTTGAGTATGTTGCGGGTGATATGATGGATTTTGTTCCACCAGCTAATGTTGTGCTACTCAAAGTAAATAATTAAATTGTGGCATGCATGTGTTTTCATATGTTGATTTTTTGGTCCTCTTAGTAAATTGACATATTCAAAATGGAGGTGGATATATAGTGTTGGTGGTAGATGATATGATATTTTtgaaactctttttttttattaccatCTTCGTCTTTTGGTAAGTTCTTTgaaaaagaagaatatataCCCAAATAGTTAGTACTAACTAAAATTGAGACCATTCATATCAGCTTTTCTAACTGAAGTTTTTACTACTTATATTGTGGTGCTAGCTTGTATTACATGATTGGAGTGATGAGGATTGTGTAAGAATCCTGTCAAGATGCAGAGAGGCTATTTCAAATAGGGAAGGAGGCAAAGTGATAATTATAGACACAGTGATTGGATCACAATCTCAACAGATATATGAAGCTCAACTTTTCTTGGATCTATGCATGATGACAGTGACAACAGGCAAAGAGCGAGAAGAGAAAGAGTGGCATATGATATTTCTGAAAGCAGGCTTTACACAATACAAGATTTTACCCATCTTGGGGATTAAATCACTCATAGAGGTATATCCATAATGTTTTGGATAAGACCATTCTTTAAACAAGGTATATATTTAAACAAATACTACAAATACTACAAATGTACATTGTGTAATAAGTAATACAGTTATCTCTCGAGTAATAAGTATGTACATTGTGTGTACTTGTAATGTTATTACAAGATGCTAAATATTTAATGTCGATCTTACCGGCCGGAATCTCATACTTTTAGACTAAGTGTTACCTCAGTTGATTAAATCTGTGCGGTAGAACCTGTTTATCTGGGCTTGACTCATAGACTCGGCACATGTGGTAACATAGGATTAAATTTCATGGGAACATATATATCTTATGCACGCAAGTTTTCCGTGCACACTTCATACACACTAACTAGCAAATGTCAcgaaaaaatctaaaaaaaatgaatatttactcctaatagtattacacatatttacaaagtctcatattcaaaaaattatattttagccgtaacaaaaaaaagttaaaactcTAATAGTTTTAAGGGTAAAAATTTGttagaattttgtttttttttacggataaaatataatgattttgAAAGTAAGATTTCACACGTAGGTGTAATACTACTGGAAGTATGTGTCCAATTGTTTTTAGAATTTTCtgtgacatttgctagttgaTGTGCACAAAAAATTTGTGTGCATAACATACATTTCCAAATTTCATATTGCAATCTATGCACACGTGGATGTGTTCGGATGTCAAAGCATATATGATTGCACTGCGTGAGATTAGACATTTACTCTGAACTCGTAGATCTAGAGGGTAGTTCAAATGGTCCACCGCCCACCTATAAAAAACtcatactaaaaaaataaatcatgtataaagtactattcatgttttataatataataacaataaatGGTTTCGATGTTGGTAAATGTCGGTGTGAATGCGTTCGACTAACATGGGTCGGGTTAGGATAACTATGCCAAGAAGCATATATTTTATCTATTTATATGAAAGTGATTAAGGTCAACCCTAGCCAATACTGACGACCAGGGCTACGCTcagaaagaagaagaggaggtctAACATGGTAAGGACGCCATGTGACAAGGTTGGATTGAAGTCATAAATCTTAGGAGTAAACCATGGTCAACTACGGATTAGAACTAGAGGAGTTAAGATTCAAAACCACTAGAGATGTCAGGTAACATAAGGTGACACACGATAAACGAACACTGTGCAGAGAGGTCCTCGCAACATGCTTCCTCGCTTATGTGTGCGAGTACCAGTGTACACCAAAAAAAATGGAAGAAGAAATAAAGAAGAGGAAGTGCACTGTTGGAGACACCGTAGCATgcagaataagtttattttgctTTCCTCGTCTCTTGCTCCTTATTAAATCGTCTCCCTCAACTATAAAACCGGATATAAAGCCTCCTCCATGAttgaaaaccggtgcaaatcgaATCCTTCAATGGTTTgataagctttttttttctgatgtgGCAGGATAATTGTGGATGATTCGCCGAATcagcaggtgggacccacatgtcagcaactcctctcttcctctcataCATCACTCTCctctatagatggccataaggcccgcgCAGCCCAGGCACGGGCTAGGCATGGCCCGAGGCGATcaagccgtgccgtgccagcccacgggctgCCCTCTGGCCTAGGCATGGCCCACCAGTTGTTGGCCCGTGCCGTGCCTGCCCGAAGACACggcggcccatcgtgccttctttaaaataagtttattttacatCCCTACGTTTTGAGCCGTGCCATATAATACGTCTATTTTTCCTCCCTATTCTTTGTGTCGTGCCATacatatggttgaaaataagtCTGTTTCTCGTCCTTGAACTTtgtgtcgggccgtgccggcccagctGCGTGCCGAGGTAGTAGCCCAGGCATGGCACGGCTGTTGGGCCGGGCCATCAGGTCTCGGGCCATATAGCCATCTATACTCTCCACTATCTTTCATATCACTTACGAGGCCAGCGGCACAAATCATCCATCCTGCACCGTCGCCGCACCCGAGTTTGAGGTCAGGGGCGACCTAAGCGTCATCTCGCCGTGAGAATGCCGGTGGCAGCAAGACAAACGGGGAAGGGCAGAGAGGGCTCTAGACTCGACGAGGTTGCGACGGGAGCGGGAGCTTGAGGAGGCAGCGGTGGCACGGGAGATCGGGGAGGATAGCACGCCGCCTCGCCTGACGCGGCGGGTGAGGTCTCGGGAAGCTGATCCGATCCCCTCCTATGGGTGTCCATTGTGCCAATTGTTGTCATCCCTGGACTTCGAGAGGTTTTTCGCCATGCTCAAGTAATCTATCGTGTTAGCTGAGCCGGGTGCCTGCTTGTTCTTGCCAGTTTAATTAAGTTTCAGTGTCAAAATTGGGATGAATGCATGAATACGTACACCTCCAGTAATTAAGCTGATCAATCTCATGATTGTGTTTTGTATAGTAGTTTGATGTGTAAGTTACAGTGTTCATTGCTGCATTGTCTATGTTATTTCTGAGTTGATTTACCTACCAATTTGTGATTATATTCGATCTTACATCGATCGGCTAGCTGTTAGTTTTTTCCTTGACGGCGACGAGCTCGTCGAACGGATGGTTGTGGCGAAATCACCGAACCCGGTGTCTCCCACCACATCGTGGTATCGTCGTCGTGAGCTCTAGCATGGGAAACAAGAGTCagtccatttttttttacaatttttcataactatttaaatgGATTTTCAGATAAACAAGGAGACATCTCCTTTGAGGTTTTAAACCATTTTTCTCATGTATAGGAAACAATCCTCTTATTCATTACATGTAACTAGTAAGTACATTGCGAACAAACTTCATCAGCTACATTATTTTATTTTCGTGACGATTTATCACCATTACATTCATGAACAGAAGTTGATCACTTGCTTTGCTTCAATATATTTGTTTCTGAACAATATTTTTCAGGCTTCAGCCTTCTTGGAGTCGGAGGCGAAAGAACGGATGACTTCCACCACGCTCTGCAGGTTCTTGTAAGATGATCCGCCGAGGCGTGCCGCCTGCTCCGCCTTGGCCTTCCACCTCGCCGCGTCCTGCCGCATCTCCTCTGACTCCatcacctgtttttttttttaaatttatgatAAGGAAGATAAGTTTGCATCCCCAATTTCTGCATCTAGGATTCACCTAGCcagagatttttttaaaaaaaaactagataataagaaaaacaaaaactcCATAGGACAAATTAACCTCACATAAAATAAACTCGAAAAAGCTAGAGAGAAAAGAAGACACGAGCTAAACAACAACTTCCTCTGgtcataaatatatttatttgatgtTCAGGAGAAGAttcaatcaaactttaaaaaaattgactaccaatttcatattataatgaGCTTAACATTTTGTAAAATGTTACGATGATTACGATGATTGTACTTTTTGAAGCAAATCTCCACCatccgttttttttaaaaaaaaaaatctaaacattTGAGAAATTACTTATggtttttttaaggaaaacacAGTAGGGGAAATTACTTATGGTTGTCTCAAAAATTCATCCAAATATTTTTGTAGGTATGAAATACTTATGACCGAATCAAGTAATACATccgtccaaaatataacaaacttTGGTTACAAATCTAAACAATTCATGTCTAAATTTATAGCcgaaagttgttatattttgggatagaaaTAGTAGGATATTGAGAGAACGTTCGTGCTCCATCACCTGCTTGACTTGGGCGGTGACCTGCTCCCGCCTCACCTCCTCATCGAGCCTGAGGCCGACGTCCCATGACTCGCAGGCGTACTTACGGTTGATGTACTGGTCGGCGAACACCGGCCAGCACACCATCGGCACGCCGGAGGCCACGCTCTCGCACTTGGAGTTCCACCCGCTGTGCGTCAGGAAGCACCCCACGGCGGGGTGGCGCAACACCTGCTCCTGCGAGCACCATGTCGCCAAGCACCGCCGGCCGTCCGTCTCCACGACGAACTCCGGCGGTAGCGCGTTTGGGCCACCGGGCACGAGGTTTTCCCTGACAACAAACAAGAACGGGCAGCCGGTCGCCGCGATTCCCCACGCGAACTCGGCGAGCCGCTCCGGCGTCATCACCGTAGCTGCCGAAGTTGACGTACACGGCGGAGCGTGGCTGTTGCGTGTCCAGCCACGCGAGGCACTCGGTGTCCTGCTTCCACAGGCTCAGCCCGCCGccgatggcgtcggcggcgtggtTGAGGAGGGTTCCCAAGGGGCCAATGGTGTAGATGCGTGCGTACtcggcgcggagggcggcgaggaCGTCGGCCTCGAGTTCGTCGAAGGTG encodes:
- the LOC4344762 gene encoding acetylserotonin O-methyltransferase 1-like, which translates into the protein MDQNQPIPFPAPLSTTGTDADDAELLQAQAELCCHAWRHMESMALKCAIDLGIPSAIHRNGGSASLPDLLATLPIAENKRPFLHRLMRFLTVSGIFTSADDGVYQLTRVSRLLVDSIPLNLLPFARGAVNENSRKISETFAETVSVQSGNFHTVFTRNFRSFLCLGEWFRDGGDTTPFAMAHGIDVWGAMSLDRALAAGFSASMAADSKFLAEIAIRRHVEAFMNVSSLVDVGGGDGSMARAIVKAFPHIKCLVLDLPHVVRGIPADGFVEYVAGDMMDFVPPANVVLLKLVLHDWSDEDCVRILSRCREAISNREGGKVIIIDTVIGSQSQQIYEAQLFLDLCMMTVTTGKEREEKEWHMIFLKAGFTQYKILPILGIKSLIEVYP